The sequence CCCGCACCGCGCGCCGCATAAAGTCCGGCAGCGTTTGCCGATGCCGGATAAATTCATCCTGCCGCAACAGCGCCGCATCGGCGTCAACCTCCACGCTCAGCCGACGCGCGTCCATATGTCCGCGCCAGGTGATGTTGAAACCGTCGCCGGGGCCGCTGGCGAGCACGTGCCGACGGCTGCGGCACCCCGCGAAGCAGGGCGGATCAAACGGCAGCACGTTGACCAGCGGGGAGAAGAAATAGCGGGAATTCGCCGGCAGTTGCCGATCGGCGGCGATCCGCTCAATGCGATAGCGCCCGTGCAAACGCTGCGTATGCAGCTCCCGCGCCGTGCGCCGCAGGAAATCCAGCAGGTTTTCATGCGCCGCGGCGCGGATAAACAGCGGCAGGATATTGACCAGCAAAGCCGGCACGTAGGCGGCAACCGGGCTGCGGCGATTCATAAACGGCACCCACAGCGGCAGGATCTGTTGCTCTCCGTTGCTGCGGCGCGGCAAATGGTAAAACAGATAGGCGCCGGAAAGGGCCAGCAGCAGATCGGGCCAGCCGATATCGCAGCGCTCGGCCATATGCTGCAAATCGCCGCTAAAACGCGCCGATAGCCGGCAGGCGAAATGCCGGCACGGGGCGCCGTAATCTTCGCCGCCCTTATGCAGCACCGGCAGTTCGACGGGCGCCGCCAGATAATCCCGCCAGTAGCGGCGGTCGTCGGCGCAACGCCGGCCGGCGCCGTACTCCCACTCCTCCGCCAGACAGCGGGCGAACGGGTAAAAGGCGTCGCCGCCGTCGCCCTTGCCGATACCCTGCGCATACAGGTCGGTGCAGCGGTGTTCAATCAACGTCATGCCGTAGCCGTCGATAACGATGTGGTGCGCCCGGATATACCAGAAATAGCGCGCGTCCCCCACCCTTATCAGCCAGCTCGCCGCCAGCGGCTGGCGCAATAAATCCAGCGGCTGCTCAACGTCGGCGCGCATAAGGCGCAGCGCTTCCCGCCGGGGATCGGGGCAGTGCCGCACGTCGATGCGCCGCAGCGGGGGCGCCGCGGCCGGATCGCAGCGCTGTAGCGGCTGCCGTCGCCGCGCAATGGCGAAGCGCAGCGCGAACGCCTCGGTTTCCCCGATGGTCAGCGTGATGGCCCGGGCCAGGGCCTGCTGATCCACCTCGCCCCGGATATCGATATAGTGCGCCACCGTGGAGATCGGTTGATCGGGATAGAGGCAAAACTCCTGCCAAAAATCCAGCTGTGCCGGTGTCAGGGGCATCCACCCCCTATTCGGTTCTATTGCTGACATATCCTGTACCTTGTCGCGTTGCAAACCAGGTTAACCTCGCGCGCCGCGCAAAACGCCGCGCTTAATGATAATAGCACTTATTATCATTAAGCGACGCCGCGTCAAAACTCCTTGCTGAAGGAGAGCATCAGCTGATTGGAGGATTTGCCATAGAACGCCGGAATATTGCTGGTGGTTTTTTCACGCTGATAAACCAGCCGCGGCGTAATGCCCTGAAAAGTCCAGGGCCGGTACTGCAACCGCAGCGCAAGGCGGGTGACGGCGTCGCGGCGCCGGACGCCGAAAAAGGCGTTCTCCTCGTCAAAGCGCTTGCGCCCGAATCTTAGCTGCATTCTGACGTCCAGGCCGCCCTGCGCGATATAGGTAAAGCCGCCGTTGACGCCGCTCTGCCGGGAAGAGACATCGGCGGCGCCCAGCTTCTCGCGCTCGTGGAATACCCCGCCGTAGAGCAGAAAACGGTTCGAAACGGCGCGCATCAGATTCAGGCTGTGGATGGCGATCTTGCCGTCGTACAGCTCGCCGATGGGTTGCCGATAGTAGCGCCGGTCCAGAAGACGATACCCCAGCGCGGCCTGCCAGCGGGGCGTCAGCCAGCGGCCGTAACTGGCGCTCAGCCCGACGTCCCTGGCATAACTCTCGCCCCCCAGCCGCCGGTAGGTGTAAACCGGCCCGACGGAAAAGGTATCGCGCAGGCTCTGGTACTGGTAGTCCAGCCCCAGCAACGCCGTTCTTTCGTCGTAATGGTTGTCTCTGGCGTAATTAAGCGCGTTGAAATAGGCCGAATAGCCCAGAAAATGGTTGCCGGCAAGGTTGACGTCCTGCTCCAGCGTCACGAACAGGGACTGGCCGGAACTGCTCTGCCGGCGGTTGTTGTTCCTGAACGGCAGGCCCCACAGATAGATGTATTCCACGTCGCTGCCCTGATTGTAGTTGTCGGTGTGCAGCAGATCGGCGGTAAGGTTGAGCGACGGCCTGGCGCGTTCGGCAATCCGTTTCAGGTAGTTTAGCGACAGCTCGCGGAACAGCGGCTCCCGCGGGTTATCGGCCAGCAGCAAAAATTGCCGTTTCGCCTGGCTATAGGATTTGTTCTCGAACTGCATCACCGCCAGGTCGAAGCGCACATTGTTCAGCGTCGGGTCGGCGTCGAGCATTTGGCGATACAGGTCGATGGCCGGCCCGAGCCGCCAGCGCGCCCGGAGCATCGCCCCTTTGACGAAGCGATAAAGCTGCCGGTCGTGGCGCGGATGGCCGGCGTACAGCGGCAGCACCCGCTCGATAGTGTCCCAGTCCTGATGTTGCAGCGCCGTCTCCAGAATCAGCTCCGCCACCGCGCTATTGGCCGCCACCGCGGCGTCGTTCAATACCGGCGCGGCCGGGCTTTCGCCGCGCGGCGCCCGACGACGACGCGCGCGCTCCAGCGCCTCGTTCTGTTCTTTTTGCCACTGGCGGTCGATATCGGGCGCGGGAAAGCTGCGCTGTTCGCCGGGAATGACGGGCATCTGCCCACGGGCGGCGCCGATGGCGGCCGGCAGAGGAAACAGCAATGTGGTTATGACGATCTTCAGAATAGATGGCGCATACGGCATACCGGCGATCTCGGGTGCGTGGGGCGCGCCGGACGCGGGGAAATCAGACTGCCGCGCGGCCCGCAAAGGCAAAACAACGCGCCGGAACGGTATGCGGCGACGGCCGCCGCGCTCCGGCGCAGGTACACTCATCAATAATCAACGGCTGGTTCTCCCCAATCCCTGGCCATTAGCGCGCGGCGGAAAAGCCGATGCCGCCCAGGATATTCTGCTGGCTGGGCTCGGACAGGTCGTGGATATGGCCGGCGATCTCCTCGGCGTTGGGACCGTAGACCCCCAGATCATATTTGGGATCGTAGTTGGCCAGTTGCTCGTTCAGCTTCTCATTGTTGCTGGTCAGGCTGACGCCGCCGTCAATGATGCGCAGCTGGCTTCCCCTGCCCCTGCCGATAGCGGTCAGCGCCGCCGTTTCCAGCGTGCCGTCCAGTATGAACGAACCGAACTGCGGCTGATTGCCCGTTAGTCCGGCAAACGAACCGCTGCCGGTTCTGGTGGCGGTGTCGATGGTATAGGTCAGCGAACCGTTGCCGGAGGTGGTGATATGGTTAAACACCTCGCCGGAGTAGGTCAGCGTCTGGTTGCCCAGCGCCGCGAACTCACGCGTTGTGGTGGCCCGACCGACCACCGCGCGCACAAACTCGCGGTCGCTATCGCCGTTCTGGATCGCCTGAATGGCGTTATTGCCGATCACCGCCGAATATTGGCGCTTATAGATACGGAAAGCGGAGTTGTTGTAATCCAGGTTGCCGATGTCGTACTCACCAACCACATACAGATCCGTATTGTTCGGCAGGCTGTTCAGATCGATGGCGGCGGCGTTCACCCCGTAGGTTACGCCGTTATACTCAAAGGTGCCGTAAAAGCCGCCCGCCTCGGTAAAGGTAAAAGGCGCGGCACCAGAATTACCCAGCGCCGGGTTATTGATGAATTCCGCCGTGGCGCCGCTGACGGCGGCGCTGAACAGCAGCGTGGAGCCGGCCAGCAGGCCGGAGACGGTTACAGCGACTGATTTTTTCATGATTTATTCCTCTTAAAAATCAATTAATTAACAGTTTTTGAATATCGAGTTAGTGGTATTTGCCGTTGCACCTCCTTGGTGGTGATTAGAACTGATAATTCAGCGTAAACATTACGTTGCGCGGCACGCCGTACATATCGCGGCGCGGCGTTACGTA comes from Brenneria nigrifluens DSM 30175 = ATCC 13028 and encodes:
- a CDS encoding condensation domain-containing protein, which produces MPLTPAQLDFWQEFCLYPDQPISTVAHYIDIRGEVDQQALARAITLTIGETEAFALRFAIARRRQPLQRCDPAAAPPLRRIDVRHCPDPRREALRLMRADVEQPLDLLRQPLAASWLIRVGDARYFWYIRAHHIVIDGYGMTLIEHRCTDLYAQGIGKGDGGDAFYPFARCLAEEWEYGAGRRCADDRRYWRDYLAAPVELPVLHKGGEDYGAPCRHFACRLSARFSGDLQHMAERCDIGWPDLLLALSGAYLFYHLPRRSNGEQQILPLWVPFMNRRSPVAAYVPALLVNILPLFIRAAAHENLLDFLRRTARELHTQRLHGRYRIERIAADRQLPANSRYFFSPLVNVLPFDPPCFAGCRSRRHVLASGPGDGFNITWRGHMDARRLSVEVDADAALLRQDEFIRHRQTLPDFMRRAVREDALTRRLGALFNPPDPAR
- a CDS encoding factor H binding protein domain-containing protein, with amino-acid sequence MKKSVAVTVSGLLAGSTLLFSAAVSGATAEFINNPALGNSGAAPFTFTEAGGFYGTFEYNGVTYGVNAAAIDLNSLPNNTDLYVVGEYDIGNLDYNNSAFRIYKRQYSAVIGNNAIQAIQNGDSDREFVRAVVGRATTTREFAALGNQTLTYSGEVFNHITTSGNGSLTYTIDTATRTGSGSFAGLTGNQPQFGSFILDGTLETAALTAIGRGRGSQLRIIDGGVSLTSNNEKLNEQLANYDPKYDLGVYGPNAEEIAGHIHDLSEPSQQNILGGIGFSAAR
- a CDS encoding surface lipoprotein assembly modifier; its protein translation is MSVPAPERGGRRRIPFRRVVLPLRAARQSDFPASGAPHAPEIAGMPYAPSILKIVITTLLFPLPAAIGAARGQMPVIPGEQRSFPAPDIDRQWQKEQNEALERARRRRAPRGESPAAPVLNDAAVAANSAVAELILETALQHQDWDTIERVLPLYAGHPRHDRQLYRFVKGAMLRARWRLGPAIDLYRQMLDADPTLNNVRFDLAVMQFENKSYSQAKRQFLLLADNPREPLFRELSLNYLKRIAERARPSLNLTADLLHTDNYNQGSDVEYIYLWGLPFRNNNRRQSSSGQSLFVTLEQDVNLAGNHFLGYSAYFNALNYARDNHYDERTALLGLDYQYQSLRDTFSVGPVYTYRRLGGESYARDVGLSASYGRWLTPRWQAALGYRLLDRRYYRQPIGELYDGKIAIHSLNLMRAVSNRFLLYGGVFHEREKLGAADVSSRQSGVNGGFTYIAQGGLDVRMQLRFGRKRFDEENAFFGVRRRDAVTRLALRLQYRPWTFQGITPRLVYQREKTTSNIPAFYGKSSNQLMLSFSKEF